A stretch of Nonomuraea africana DNA encodes these proteins:
- a CDS encoding response regulator, translating into MIKVLLVDDQVLVRAGLRMLLETGDGLAAVGEAGDGHEAVRRSHELRPDVVLMDLHMPVMDGVAATERIVTELPETRVLALSTFDLEEHVVTALRAGASGFLPKDVSPEELIEGIRIVHRGEAAVAPRLLLRLIGTFVRPARPRAVVVPAELSALSVRERQVLELIARGLSNGQIAEETGLSLSTVKNRVSDLFAKLDVRDRAQAVIVAYEVGLVSPGELG; encoded by the coding sequence GTGATCAAGGTACTGCTCGTGGACGACCAGGTGCTGGTCCGCGCGGGGCTGCGCATGCTCCTGGAGACCGGGGACGGCCTGGCGGCCGTGGGCGAGGCGGGCGACGGCCATGAGGCGGTACGGCGCAGCCACGAGTTACGCCCTGACGTGGTGCTGATGGACCTGCACATGCCCGTCATGGACGGAGTCGCGGCCACGGAGCGGATCGTCACCGAGTTGCCGGAGACCAGGGTGCTCGCGCTGAGCACCTTCGATCTGGAAGAGCACGTGGTGACGGCGCTGCGGGCAGGCGCGTCGGGCTTCCTGCCCAAGGACGTCTCACCGGAGGAGCTGATCGAGGGCATCAGGATCGTGCACAGGGGCGAGGCGGCGGTCGCGCCCCGCTTGCTGCTCAGGCTGATCGGGACCTTCGTCCGTCCCGCCCGCCCCCGTGCGGTCGTGGTGCCCGCCGAGCTGTCCGCGCTCAGCGTCCGCGAGCGGCAGGTGCTGGAGCTCATCGCGCGCGGGCTGTCCAACGGACAGATCGCCGAGGAGACCGGCCTGTCGCTGTCGACGGTGAAGAACAGGGTGAGCGACCTGTTCGCCAAGCTCGATGTCAGAGACCGCGCCCAGGCGGTGATCGTCGCCTACGAGGTCGGCCTGGTGAGCCCCGGGGAGCTGGGCTGA
- a CDS encoding MFS transporter, with translation MTALRNPLFRRLLAGDAVSSFGDSALYLSLGIWAKDLTGSDSAAGLVFLCLALPGLFSPLYGHVVDRVRRKPLLIAMNATMALTVLALTLVHSAGQIWLLYAVALAYGVTFAVPAYGGLLKDILPSAEAASARAALITVRQGVRIASPVIGAGIYQGFGGGTLAVVVAGTIVAGIAFLISIKVVESEPEPVGQPFLTAVTAGFRHLWNVPLLLRLTLAETIFMASAGLMDTAVFAAIDRGLGQPAAFFGVLTTIQGAGSVAGGALAGVLVNRLGEARGSSIGYAVFAVGAAAFLAPSLPLFLAGAAIYGLAIPLFSVALGTAQHLYVPARLQGRVGAAGGMLSNLTQSASITAGAALAGIVDYRVMYAVIAVTGLACAAFILVRPAPVPEVTPSVADEPVVTSA, from the coding sequence GTGACCGCGCTCCGCAACCCGCTCTTCCGCCGCCTCCTGGCCGGAGACGCCGTCTCCAGCTTCGGGGACAGCGCCCTCTACCTCTCCCTCGGCATCTGGGCCAAGGATCTCACCGGCTCCGACTCCGCCGCCGGACTCGTCTTCCTCTGCCTCGCCTTACCCGGATTGTTCTCCCCGCTGTACGGCCACGTCGTGGACCGCGTCCGCCGCAAGCCGCTGCTCATCGCGATGAACGCGACGATGGCGCTCACCGTCCTGGCCCTGACGCTGGTCCACTCCGCCGGCCAGATCTGGCTCCTCTACGCGGTGGCCCTCGCCTATGGCGTCACGTTCGCCGTCCCCGCCTACGGCGGACTGCTGAAGGACATCCTCCCGTCGGCCGAGGCCGCGAGCGCCCGGGCCGCCCTGATCACGGTACGGCAGGGCGTCCGCATCGCCTCCCCCGTCATCGGAGCCGGCATCTATCAGGGCTTCGGCGGAGGAACGCTCGCGGTCGTCGTAGCAGGGACCATCGTGGCCGGGATCGCGTTCCTCATCTCGATCAAGGTCGTCGAATCCGAGCCCGAGCCCGTCGGCCAGCCCTTCCTGACGGCCGTCACCGCCGGCTTCCGCCACCTGTGGAACGTGCCACTCCTCCTCAGGCTCACCCTCGCAGAGACGATCTTCATGGCGAGCGCGGGCCTGATGGACACCGCGGTCTTCGCCGCAATCGACCGTGGCCTGGGCCAACCGGCCGCCTTCTTCGGCGTCCTCACCACGATCCAGGGCGCGGGGTCGGTCGCCGGTGGCGCACTGGCGGGTGTGCTGGTCAACCGGCTGGGCGAGGCGCGCGGTTCGAGCATCGGCTACGCGGTGTTCGCCGTGGGCGCGGCGGCCTTCCTGGCGCCGTCGCTCCCCCTCTTCCTCGCCGGAGCCGCGATCTACGGCCTGGCCATCCCCCTCTTCAGCGTCGCCCTCGGCACCGCGCAGCACCTGTACGTCCCCGCCAGGCTGCAGGGCCGGGTCGGCGCGGCTGGCGGGATGCTGTCCAACCTGACCCAGTCCGCCTCCATCACCGCCGGAGCGGCCCTGGCCGGAATCGTCGACTACCGCGTGATGTACGCGGTCATCGCCGTGACAGGGCTGGCGTGCGCCGCGTTCATCCTGGTGCGTCCGGCGCCCGTCCCCGAGGTGACCCCCTCGGTCGCCGACGAGCCCGTCGTCACCTCAGCCTGA
- a CDS encoding PrsW family intramembrane metalloprotease encodes MIKEVAYRAKGESVVSVSSTGAPRVVGYSIAAGVVPSARRRHGSAEGLIAVLVVSGFFALLTVGYQLSWVIAQSEGTPAAFVSGLALSIVLALTPLPVMFAAVVALDRQRPRPWIRLAFVFGWGAGIAAFFSVALESWVSADLQLYFGVDATTAETVSGVMLAPPVEEAFKGAALVGLLCQCRRAIGSLTDGVVYASVAGLGFATMENILYYLIPIVREGAEEGLAFAAVRGPMMLFMHPLWTSLFGLGASYALMSRGRVRWPALSLGYAGAALLHFLWNHTIDTAPAPSGVVAWLAGMGKVYLLELVVVGALIGVTVRERRRRAAATWSGPG; translated from the coding sequence ATGATCAAGGAGGTCGCCTACCGCGCCAAGGGGGAGTCCGTGGTGTCCGTATCGTCCACCGGCGCTCCTCGAGTGGTCGGCTACAGCATCGCCGCCGGCGTGGTCCCTTCCGCACGGCGGCGTCACGGTTCGGCCGAGGGGCTGATCGCCGTCCTGGTGGTCTCCGGGTTCTTCGCCCTGCTCACCGTGGGCTACCAGCTGAGCTGGGTGATCGCGCAGAGCGAAGGGACGCCCGCCGCGTTCGTCTCGGGCCTCGCCCTCTCCATCGTCCTGGCGCTCACGCCGCTCCCAGTCATGTTCGCCGCCGTCGTCGCGCTGGACCGGCAGCGGCCCAGACCGTGGATTCGGCTGGCCTTCGTGTTCGGCTGGGGAGCCGGAATCGCCGCCTTCTTCTCCGTCGCCCTGGAGAGCTGGGTCTCCGCCGATCTCCAGCTGTACTTCGGCGTGGACGCGACCACTGCGGAGACGGTGAGCGGCGTGATGCTGGCACCGCCGGTGGAGGAGGCCTTCAAGGGGGCGGCGCTGGTCGGGTTGCTGTGTCAGTGCCGGCGCGCGATCGGTTCGCTGACGGACGGCGTCGTCTACGCGAGCGTGGCGGGCCTGGGGTTCGCCACCATGGAGAACATCCTCTACTACCTCATACCGATCGTCAGGGAGGGAGCGGAGGAGGGGCTGGCCTTCGCCGCGGTTCGCGGGCCCATGATGCTGTTCATGCATCCCCTCTGGACCTCGTTGTTCGGGCTGGGTGCCAGCTACGCGCTCATGTCGCGGGGCAGGGTCAGGTGGCCGGCCCTGTCGCTGGGCTACGCGGGCGCCGCCCTCCTGCACTTCCTCTGGAACCACACGATCGACACCGCGCCCGCCCCCAGCGGCGTGGTGGCCTGGCTGGCCGGGATGGGGAAGGTCTACCTCCTGGAGCTGGTGGTCGTGGGCGCGCTGATCGGCGTGACCGTGCGAGAACGGCGCAGGCGGGCCGCCGCGACCTGGTCAGGCCCAGGCTGA
- a CDS encoding MFS transporter has protein sequence MPTNQTPPTRPITLLSLGHACVDVYQGAVAALVPFFVAERAYTYAAASGIVLAASLLSSVVQPLFGALTDRWAMPWLLPVSTLVAGAGVALAGVGDSYVLTLVVVAVSGIGVAAYHPEAARVARRASRGSHTAMGWFSLGGNLGFAAAPLMVAAVIATGGLHASPLLAVPALAGATLCVAALRGATVPAAEAAAARKGRDRWASFAKLSGAIVCRSIVFVGLSAFISLYARQRTGGGDLSGTAALFVLYLGGAVGTVIGGTLATRFGRLAVVRWSYALTGLAVAGVVFVPGPPLYLFVALASAGLYVPFSLHITLAQDYLPQRVGTAGGVTLGLTVSVGGVASPLIGVLADATSLQTALAPLIAVPALGWLLLRTLTEPEP, from the coding sequence GTGCCGACGAACCAGACCCCGCCCACCAGGCCCATCACGCTGCTGTCCCTCGGGCATGCCTGCGTGGACGTCTACCAGGGCGCGGTGGCCGCCCTGGTTCCGTTCTTCGTCGCCGAGCGGGCCTACACCTACGCGGCGGCCTCGGGGATCGTGCTGGCCGCGTCCCTGTTGTCCTCGGTGGTGCAGCCGCTGTTCGGGGCGCTCACCGACAGGTGGGCCATGCCGTGGCTGCTGCCGGTCAGCACGCTGGTGGCCGGGGCCGGCGTCGCGCTCGCCGGGGTCGGCGACTCCTACGTCCTCACCCTGGTGGTGGTCGCGGTGTCCGGGATCGGCGTGGCGGCCTATCATCCGGAAGCCGCGCGCGTGGCACGGCGCGCCAGCCGGGGCAGCCATACCGCGATGGGCTGGTTCTCCCTCGGCGGCAACCTCGGCTTCGCCGCCGCGCCCCTGATGGTGGCGGCCGTCATCGCCACCGGCGGGCTGCACGCCTCGCCGCTGCTGGCCGTCCCCGCTCTCGCCGGCGCGACGCTGTGCGTGGCCGCGCTGCGCGGTGCCACGGTCCCTGCCGCGGAGGCGGCGGCCGCCCGCAAGGGCCGGGATCGCTGGGCCTCCTTTGCGAAACTGTCGGGGGCCATCGTGTGCCGGTCGATCGTCTTCGTCGGCCTCAGCGCGTTCATCTCGCTGTACGCGCGCCAGCGCACCGGCGGCGGAGACCTCTCCGGTACGGCCGCGCTGTTCGTGCTCTACCTCGGTGGCGCGGTGGGCACCGTGATCGGCGGGACACTCGCCACCCGCTTCGGCCGCCTCGCGGTCGTCCGGTGGTCCTACGCCCTGACCGGCCTCGCCGTCGCGGGTGTCGTCTTCGTCCCCGGCCCGCCGCTCTACCTGTTCGTCGCCCTCGCCTCGGCCGGCCTCTACGTGCCGTTCTCCCTGCACATCACCCTCGCCCAGGACTACCTGCCGCAACGCGTGGGCACCGCCGGCGGCGTCACCCTGGGCCTGACCGTCAGCGTCGGCGGCGTGGCCAGCCCCCTCATCGGCGTCCTCGCCGACGCCACTTCGCTGCAGACCGCGCTCGCGCCGCTGATCGCCGTTCCCGCCCTCGGCTGGCTCCTCCTGCGCACCCTGACCGAGCCCGAACCTTGA
- a CDS encoding sigma-70 family RNA polymerase sigma factor — MTDVRAAATADAVAAASEDAYARIVAALIRVTGDWTLAEDCAQEAMALALQRWPQQGVPDNPGGWLMTVARNRAIDVLRRASVERRKLAELAVLALADPGSAQAAAEEEVVDDRLRLIFTCCHPALSMEARVALTLRTIGGVPTADIARAFLVSESAMTRRLTRAKTRIAEAGIPYRVPTGPALAERLPGVLAVLYLLFTHGYNAAGRPAFADEAIRLARLLRQLMPGQGEVSALLALFLFQHSRRDARRDGHGNLLTLDRQDRHRWDHAAIAEGLRLLAGTPQDGPYALQARIAACHATAASVEATDWPAIATCYDRLARIQPSPVIELNRAVAHGYAHGPAAGLALLAQARAGGALDDYPPAVAAEADLTARHGDRDRAAALFRQAAAVAHSEPERRALLERAGELLGGDDRTRRPPSG; from the coding sequence GTGACTGATGTGCGTGCGGCCGCGACGGCCGATGCCGTCGCGGCCGCGAGCGAGGACGCGTACGCGCGGATCGTGGCCGCGCTGATTCGCGTCACCGGCGACTGGACGCTGGCAGAGGACTGCGCCCAGGAGGCGATGGCGCTCGCCCTGCAGCGGTGGCCTCAGCAGGGCGTGCCGGACAACCCGGGCGGCTGGCTGATGACCGTGGCCCGCAACCGCGCGATCGACGTGCTGCGCCGCGCTTCGGTCGAACGCCGCAAGCTGGCCGAGCTGGCGGTGCTGGCGCTCGCCGATCCGGGTTCCGCGCAGGCTGCGGCGGAGGAGGAGGTCGTGGACGACCGGCTGCGGCTCATCTTCACCTGCTGCCACCCCGCTCTCTCCATGGAGGCGCGCGTGGCGCTGACGCTGCGCACGATCGGCGGGGTGCCGACCGCCGACATCGCGCGGGCCTTCCTGGTCAGCGAGTCGGCCATGACCCGGCGGCTGACCAGGGCCAAGACGAGGATCGCTGAGGCAGGCATCCCGTACCGGGTGCCGACCGGCCCGGCGCTGGCCGAGCGGCTCCCCGGTGTCCTGGCGGTGCTGTACCTGCTGTTCACCCATGGCTACAACGCGGCCGGCCGGCCGGCCTTCGCCGACGAGGCGATCCGCCTGGCCAGGCTCCTGCGACAGCTGATGCCCGGTCAGGGCGAGGTGTCCGCGCTGCTGGCGCTGTTCCTGTTCCAGCACTCCCGGCGCGACGCCCGCCGTGACGGGCACGGCAACCTGCTGACCCTGGACCGGCAGGACCGGCACCGCTGGGACCACGCCGCGATCGCCGAGGGCCTGCGCCTCCTGGCCGGCACGCCGCAGGACGGCCCGTACGCGCTGCAGGCCCGGATCGCCGCCTGCCACGCGACCGCCGCCTCCGTCGAGGCCACCGACTGGCCGGCGATCGCCACGTGCTACGACCGGCTCGCCCGGATCCAGCCCTCACCGGTGATCGAGCTCAACCGTGCCGTGGCGCACGGCTACGCGCACGGGCCGGCGGCCGGGCTGGCCCTGCTCGCCCAGGCCCGCGCCGGTGGCGCGCTGGACGACTACCCGCCGGCCGTCGCCGCGGAAGCCGACCTCACCGCCCGCCACGGCGACCGCGACCGGGCCGCCGCCCTGTTCCGGCAGGCCGCCGCCGTCGCCCACTCCGAACCGGAACGGCGCGCCCTGCTCGAGCGCGCCGGCGAACTGCTCGGCGGGGACGACCGCACTCGACGACCACCTTCAGGCTGA
- a CDS encoding HNH endonuclease family protein, with translation MIFLRRVVLVAVFVLVVIPITAVIAAPQAAAEPRKRPQADAGALARRMLAKVKVARPLSIRGYSHRRFQPRWAHHKGRCDAREMVLARDGRGVRRNAACHPVKGVWYSPYDGKWLKSEKQVDVDHVVPLAYAWRSGASKWSQARRRAFANDLTRPELIVVSHSANIAKGGQGPQSWRPPRRGHWCRYATSWITVKHHYRLFVTRKEKVALLNMLRTCRR, from the coding sequence ATGATCTTCTTGAGGCGGGTGGTCCTGGTCGCGGTATTCGTTCTTGTGGTCATCCCGATCACCGCTGTCATCGCCGCTCCGCAGGCGGCAGCCGAACCGCGCAAGCGGCCACAGGCCGATGCCGGGGCGCTGGCCCGCCGCATGCTGGCCAAGGTGAAGGTCGCCAGGCCGTTATCCATCCGTGGTTACAGCCATCGGCGGTTCCAGCCCCGGTGGGCGCACCACAAGGGCAGGTGCGACGCACGAGAGATGGTCCTCGCGCGCGACGGGCGAGGCGTGCGCAGGAACGCGGCCTGCCACCCCGTCAAGGGCGTCTGGTACAGCCCGTACGACGGTAAGTGGCTGAAGAGCGAGAAGCAGGTCGATGTCGACCATGTCGTACCGCTGGCGTACGCCTGGCGCTCCGGCGCCAGCAAATGGAGCCAGGCACGGCGGCGCGCCTTCGCCAACGACCTCACCCGCCCGGAGCTGATCGTGGTGAGCCACTCCGCCAACATCGCGAAGGGCGGCCAGGGGCCGCAGAGCTGGCGTCCGCCGCGCCGCGGCCATTGGTGCCGCTACGCCACCTCGTGGATCACCGTGAAGCATCACTACCGGCTCTTCGTGACCCGGAAAGAGAAGGTGGCCCTGCTCAACATGCTCCGCACCTGTCGAAGGTAA
- a CDS encoding sensor histidine kinase — translation MSLAGWMGRPWISGLALAVLVLALELPDALTAASPKAVLVGVGAAGLMLLSRRHPIPVALLVGALYVMSTQPPGYDAPVSAMLIALCQVGRHSAAAASVVVAVAGMATSWWLHRQVVDDHLPTGLSIVLMPALPLATGYIVRLRTELSRRREQQAAEHAVREERRRIARELHDVIAHHVSVVNLYMGVARRMIPIDAERARQTLLTGEDTARRAMAEMRQLLDVLRTAGEEMENQARVGVARLPALVEESGNAALEVTGEAVTLPTTVDHAVYRIVQEALTNTRKHAGGARSRVRLAFLPDLVEVEVADDGPARAGGPGLGLGLAGMAERVSLCGGELKAGPSPAGGFVVHARIPLLEKT, via the coding sequence ATGTCCTTAGCCGGCTGGATGGGGCGTCCGTGGATCAGCGGCCTCGCGCTGGCCGTCCTGGTGTTGGCGCTCGAGCTCCCCGACGCCCTTACGGCGGCCAGCCCGAAGGCCGTGCTGGTCGGGGTAGGCGCGGCCGGGCTCATGCTGCTGAGCCGGCGGCACCCGATCCCGGTGGCCTTGCTCGTTGGCGCGCTTTACGTGATGAGCACCCAGCCGCCCGGCTACGACGCTCCGGTCAGCGCCATGCTCATCGCGCTCTGCCAGGTGGGCCGCCACTCCGCTGCTGCGGCGTCGGTAGTGGTCGCCGTGGCGGGCATGGCGACCTCGTGGTGGCTCCACCGGCAGGTGGTGGACGACCATCTGCCGACGGGCCTGTCGATCGTGCTGATGCCGGCGCTGCCGCTCGCGACGGGCTACATCGTGCGCCTGCGCACGGAGCTGTCGCGCCGCAGGGAGCAGCAGGCGGCGGAGCACGCCGTACGAGAGGAACGTCGTCGCATCGCCCGCGAGCTGCACGACGTGATCGCGCACCACGTCAGCGTGGTAAACCTCTACATGGGCGTGGCCAGGAGGATGATCCCGATCGACGCGGAACGCGCCCGGCAGACCCTGCTCACCGGGGAGGACACGGCCAGGCGGGCGATGGCGGAGATGCGGCAGCTGCTCGACGTCCTGCGCACCGCCGGCGAGGAGATGGAGAACCAGGCGCGGGTCGGCGTGGCCAGGCTGCCCGCGCTGGTCGAGGAGTCGGGCAACGCGGCGCTGGAGGTCACGGGCGAGGCGGTCACACTGCCGACGACCGTCGATCACGCGGTCTACCGCATCGTCCAGGAGGCGCTCACCAACACCCGCAAGCACGCCGGCGGCGCCCGATCCCGCGTTCGGCTCGCCTTCCTGCCCGACCTCGTCGAGGTGGAGGTGGCCGACGACGGGCCGGCCAGGGCCGGCGGCCCTGGCCTCGGGCTCGGCCTGGCGGGCATGGCCGAGCGGGTCTCGCTGTGCGGGGGCGAGCTCAAGGCGGGACCCTCGCCCGCAGGAGGCTTCGTCGTGCACGCCCGCATCCCCCTGCTGGAGAAGACGTGA
- a CDS encoding TetR/AcrR family transcriptional regulator, which produces MARSGVTAERLTQAAAELADEVGFENVTASALARRFGVKDASLYSHVKNVQDLRVRVAVLALAELADRVAAALAGRAGKDALVAFANAYRDYAKEHPGRYAATRMELDPETAAASAARRHAELTRAILRGYELGEPDQTDAIRLLHSVFYGYVSLEAVGGFHHSREVDASWFRALDALDVVLRNWPPAS; this is translated from the coding sequence ATGGCACGATCGGGAGTGACCGCCGAACGTCTGACCCAGGCGGCGGCGGAGCTGGCGGACGAGGTCGGTTTCGAGAACGTGACCGCCTCGGCGCTCGCGCGCAGATTCGGCGTCAAGGACGCGAGCCTGTACTCACACGTCAAGAACGTGCAGGACCTGAGAGTCAGGGTGGCGGTGCTCGCCCTGGCGGAGCTCGCCGACAGGGTCGCCGCCGCGCTGGCCGGCCGTGCGGGCAAGGACGCCCTGGTGGCCTTCGCGAACGCCTACCGAGACTACGCGAAGGAGCATCCGGGGAGGTATGCGGCGACGCGGATGGAGCTCGACCCTGAGACGGCGGCCGCCAGTGCGGCGCGACGGCACGCGGAGCTGACGCGGGCGATCCTGCGGGGCTACGAGCTGGGGGAGCCCGACCAGACGGATGCGATACGGCTGCTTCACAGCGTCTTCTACGGATATGTGAGCCTGGAAGCGGTGGGCGGGTTCCACCATTCGCGCGAGGTGGACGCCTCATGGTTCAGGGCCTTGGACGCTCTCGACGTCGTCCTCAGAAACTGGCCGCCGGCTTCGTAG
- a CDS encoding AraC family transcriptional regulator: MPEIRHTPEAPTRTQALAPGESIEAHRHDDHQIVYAGSGVLAVTTEAGTWFAPGTRALWVPAGCVHAHRAHGHLDLRLLGLPADTNPLGLDAPTVLAVSPLLRELILAYTRDPHDDGPERLRLRAVLLDQLRASPQQPVQLPAPTDPRLAAVCDLLHESPADPRTLAALATAAGAGERTLSRLFRRELGMTFPQWRTQLRLYHALRLLADDVPVTTVAHRCGWSSTSAFIDVFRRAFGYTPGIHHRRVSGSGSPVRHRGEFTTPRSEDEIHDVRVHRHRT, encoded by the coding sequence ATGCCGGAAATCCGCCACACTCCCGAGGCGCCCACTCGCACCCAGGCCCTGGCTCCGGGGGAGAGCATCGAGGCGCACCGGCACGACGACCACCAGATCGTCTACGCGGGCTCCGGGGTCCTTGCCGTCACCACCGAGGCCGGCACCTGGTTCGCCCCTGGCACCCGCGCCCTCTGGGTCCCCGCCGGATGCGTCCACGCCCACCGCGCCCACGGCCACCTCGACCTGCGCCTGCTCGGCCTGCCCGCCGACACCAACCCCCTCGGCCTCGACGCCCCGACCGTCCTCGCCGTCAGCCCCCTGCTGCGCGAGCTGATCCTCGCTTACACCCGCGACCCCCACGACGACGGCCCCGAGCGGCTGCGCCTGCGCGCGGTCCTCCTCGACCAGCTGCGCGCCTCACCCCAGCAACCCGTCCAGCTGCCCGCCCCCACCGACCCGCGCCTCGCCGCGGTCTGCGACCTCCTGCACGAGAGCCCCGCGGACCCGCGCACCCTGGCCGCCCTGGCCACCGCGGCGGGAGCCGGCGAGCGCACCCTCAGCCGCCTCTTCCGCCGTGAGCTGGGCATGACCTTTCCCCAGTGGCGCACCCAGCTGCGCCTCTACCACGCCCTGCGCCTGCTGGCCGACGACGTGCCGGTGACCACGGTGGCCCACCGGTGCGGCTGGTCCTCCACCAGCGCCTTCATCGACGTCTTCCGCCGCGCCTTCGGATATACCCCCGGCATTCACCACCGCCGGGTGTCCGGATCCGGGTCGCCCGTTCGTCATAGGGGTGAGTTCACGACACCGAGGAGCGAAGATGAAATACATGATGTTCGTGTGCACCGACACCGAACCTGA
- a CDS encoding ArsR/SmtB family transcription factor has product MEITDPRAMRALAHPLRLDLIELLGRIGPATAAVCARHLGSTQASCSFHLRQLAKYGYVVQAESEDQRERPWRVADLRQSWSASTGGVAAAELERVFVEREAVRLLDWSQARPDAPEEWRDGAFLSGVTAPMTAQELDEVGERLLEVLAPYIERTTGQAPVPEDARFVRILLAGTPLPEDS; this is encoded by the coding sequence ATGGAGATCACCGACCCTCGGGCCATGCGCGCGCTGGCCCACCCCCTGCGACTCGACCTGATCGAGCTGCTCGGCCGCATCGGGCCCGCCACGGCGGCGGTCTGCGCCAGGCACCTGGGCTCCACCCAGGCCTCGTGCTCCTTCCACCTGCGCCAGCTGGCCAAGTACGGCTACGTCGTCCAGGCCGAGAGCGAGGACCAGCGCGAACGCCCATGGCGGGTCGCGGACCTCAGGCAGAGCTGGTCGGCGAGCACGGGCGGGGTCGCGGCGGCCGAGCTGGAGCGGGTCTTCGTCGAGCGCGAGGCGGTCAGGCTCCTCGACTGGTCCCAGGCCCGCCCCGACGCCCCCGAGGAGTGGCGCGACGGGGCCTTCCTGAGCGGCGTCACCGCGCCGATGACCGCCCAGGAACTCGACGAGGTCGGCGAGCGGCTGCTCGAGGTGCTGGCGCCGTACATCGAACGCACCACCGGCCAGGCCCCCGTCCCCGAGGACGCCAGATTCGTCCGGATCCTGCTGGCCGGCACCCCTCTGCCCGAAGACTCGTGA
- a CDS encoding FBP domain-containing protein, with protein MRALTERDIRASFVNCTKGEAKRLAVPRDLAQRPWDDLDFLGWRDPASPERAYLVTESGDGLVGVALRLAAPHAGHVRRSMCSLCVTTHTGDGVSLMTARRAGRDGQQGNSVGAYICTDLACSLYLRGMKEAGPGGRIHESLTLEEQIERTTANLAGFLDKVVG; from the coding sequence ATGAGAGCACTTACCGAGCGCGACATCCGCGCGTCGTTCGTCAATTGCACCAAGGGCGAGGCGAAGCGTCTGGCCGTACCAAGGGATCTGGCCCAGCGGCCGTGGGATGACCTGGACTTCCTCGGATGGCGAGACCCCGCCTCGCCGGAGCGGGCGTACCTGGTCACCGAGTCCGGTGACGGGCTGGTGGGGGTGGCGCTGCGGCTGGCCGCGCCGCATGCCGGGCATGTACGGCGCAGCATGTGCTCGTTGTGCGTGACCACGCACACGGGAGACGGCGTCTCGCTGATGACCGCGCGCAGAGCGGGACGGGACGGGCAGCAGGGCAACTCCGTGGGCGCCTACATCTGCACCGATCTTGCCTGCTCGCTCTACCTGCGCGGGATGAAGGAGGCCGGGCCCGGCGGACGGATTCATGAGTCGCTCACGCTGGAGGAACAGATCGAGCGGACCACGGCCAACCTGGCCGGCTTCCTGGACAAGGTGGTCGGCTGA
- a CDS encoding YciI family protein, translating into MKYMMFVCTDTEPDTDQVAGPDIEVWVSENDARGRRLEGSVLAPPSAATTVRVRNGQLLVSDGPFTETKEVIVGYDLLECADLDEAIEMARAHPMARSGRLELRPLADLDDRRRD; encoded by the coding sequence ATGAAATACATGATGTTCGTGTGCACCGACACCGAACCTGACACCGACCAGGTCGCCGGCCCCGACATCGAGGTGTGGGTGTCGGAGAACGACGCGCGTGGGCGCCGCCTGGAGGGCAGCGTGCTGGCGCCGCCGTCCGCGGCCACGACGGTCCGGGTCCGCAACGGTCAGTTGCTGGTCTCGGACGGCCCGTTCACCGAGACCAAGGAGGTCATCGTGGGCTACGACCTGCTGGAGTGCGCCGACCTGGATGAGGCGATCGAGATGGCTCGCGCGCACCCGATGGCCCGGTCGGGACGGCTGGAGCTGCGCCCGCTGGCCGATCTGGACGACCGACGGCGTGACTGA